A genomic window from Glaciihabitans sp. INWT7 includes:
- a CDS encoding aldo/keto reductase: MDTRTLGRTHRSVSAIALGTWQLGADWGEVTEADARAVLDASVEAGVTLFDTADVYGDGRSEQLIGGYLAERQGHSITVATKIGRREAQDPANFTLAKFREWTDRSRTNLRTDTLDLVQLHCPPTAVFSTDRVFDDLDTLVAEGAISAYGVSVETADEALTAIARPNVATVQIILNAFRLKPLDAVLPAAIAAGVGVIARVPLASGLLSGKYTADTTFAANDHRNYNRDGSAFDVGETFSGVDFERGVAAAKEFAALLPGEAAASGFSTAQIALAWVAQLEGVSAVIPGARNVSQAVSNAEAGSVPELSPAFTAAVTALYDREFRAAIHDRW, encoded by the coding sequence ATGGACACTCGCACCCTCGGCCGCACCCACCGCTCCGTCTCCGCCATCGCCCTCGGCACCTGGCAGCTCGGCGCCGACTGGGGCGAGGTGACCGAGGCTGATGCCCGCGCCGTGCTCGATGCATCCGTCGAGGCCGGAGTCACCCTCTTCGATACGGCGGACGTCTACGGCGATGGACGCAGTGAACAGCTGATCGGCGGATACCTCGCCGAGCGACAGGGGCACTCGATCACTGTCGCGACCAAGATAGGTCGACGAGAGGCCCAGGACCCGGCCAACTTCACCCTCGCGAAGTTCCGCGAGTGGACCGACCGCTCCCGCACGAACCTGCGCACCGACACACTCGATCTCGTGCAGCTCCACTGCCCGCCCACCGCCGTCTTCTCGACGGATCGGGTCTTTGACGACCTCGACACCCTCGTGGCCGAGGGGGCGATCTCCGCCTACGGCGTGAGCGTCGAGACGGCTGATGAGGCACTTACGGCCATCGCCCGGCCTAACGTCGCCACGGTGCAGATCATCCTCAATGCCTTCCGGCTGAAGCCGCTGGATGCCGTGCTGCCCGCCGCCATCGCGGCCGGCGTCGGCGTCATCGCCCGGGTTCCGCTCGCCTCCGGGCTGCTGAGCGGCAAGTACACCGCCGACACGACCTTCGCGGCGAACGACCACCGCAACTACAACCGTGACGGTTCCGCGTTCGACGTGGGAGAGACCTTCTCGGGAGTCGACTTCGAACGGGGAGTTGCCGCCGCGAAGGAATTCGCCGCACTTCTGCCCGGTGAGGCCGCGGCGTCGGGCTTCAGCACCGCGCAGATCGCCCTCGCCTGGGTCGCGCAGCTCGAGGGCGTGAGTGCGGTCATTCCCGGAGCGCGCAATGTGTCCCAGGCCGTGAGCAACGCCGAGGCCGGTTCGGTGCCGGAGTTGAGCCCGGCCTTCACTGCCGCCGTGACGGCGCTGTACGACCGTGAGTTCCGCGCGGCCATCCACGATCGCTGGTGA
- a CDS encoding DUF4349 domain-containing protein produces MRRILVTTVLLVAALGLAGCTASAGSVQSDSPGDSIARAPVTAPEKATGTVETASTATSPRSAVTTGTLSITVDEPSVSAEKAVTITDGAGGHVDGRTEHPTTDGVPGSAQLVLRIPSAGLDAALTELKKLGRVENVSLSTQDVTGQSQDLAARITALSASVDRLVELMSRATTTADLVSIETALSDRQANLESLQAQKRGLDDQVDLATLTVDLGTASTAPVRPPATFVSGLIAGWGSLAAFLSGLLVVLGVALPWIACAAILCALVVYVVRRRRTRVVSHS; encoded by the coding sequence ATGAGGCGAATCCTGGTCACGACAGTCCTGCTCGTCGCTGCACTCGGTCTCGCGGGATGCACCGCTTCCGCCGGATCCGTGCAGTCCGACAGTCCGGGTGATTCGATCGCGCGCGCTCCGGTGACGGCGCCGGAGAAGGCCACCGGTACCGTCGAAACGGCATCCACGGCGACATCCCCCCGCTCGGCGGTCACGACCGGCACGCTCTCGATCACCGTCGATGAGCCATCGGTCTCGGCAGAGAAGGCCGTGACGATCACGGACGGGGCCGGGGGCCATGTCGACGGGCGGACCGAGCACCCCACGACGGACGGCGTGCCGGGATCCGCCCAGCTGGTGTTGCGCATCCCGTCCGCCGGGCTGGATGCGGCGCTCACGGAATTGAAGAAGCTGGGGCGAGTGGAGAACGTGTCGCTGTCGACCCAGGATGTCACGGGCCAGTCCCAAGACCTGGCGGCGCGCATCACCGCTCTGAGCGCCTCGGTCGACCGACTCGTCGAGCTCATGTCCCGCGCCACCACCACCGCCGACCTCGTCTCCATCGAGACTGCGCTCTCCGACCGGCAGGCCAACCTCGAGAGCCTGCAGGCCCAGAAACGTGGTCTCGACGATCAGGTGGACCTGGCCACGCTCACCGTGGATCTCGGCACGGCCAGCACCGCTCCCGTGCGCCCTCCCGCTACGTTCGTCTCGGGCCTCATCGCCGGCTGGGGCTCGTTGGCAGCCTTCCTCTCCGGACTGCTCGTGGTGCTGGGAGTCGCGCTCCCCTGGATCGCTTGCGCGGCGATCCTCTGCGCATTGGTCGTGTACGTCGTGCGCCGTCGACGCACTCGCGTCGTCTCGCACTCGTGA
- a CDS encoding MFS transporter: MKTYLSLLKTRGVARIMAAQLVARFPNGMLSLAFLLHIEHISGTYFAAGLVLAATSIGQAIAGPLTSRWMGVWGMRRVLILTMIVCATAVGTIALAPALPIGLYMAIGFVGGLSTPPIQPAVRTIYPKMVNSRQLTPLFSLDASAQEVIWVLGPVITTFLAIQVSTVLAILVALAFLVGGGIWFISSPEVGRVRIPRSKRNLGAVLKKPAVLLATTTGFLLVGACAAVEAGVVSAFGDSGSEAGLVLGLFAVGSLIGGLALGHIPIGPWALARRLFAIFVGMSLAAVSLNFWWLAVTLLVAGIGIAPALAVMFAIVSSSVRFSETAEAYGWVGTGQLIGAAIGSAVAGFMIDRFDAPGAFWVAAAFAGFGFLIPTIFHRAHPDLRGRDASPIPDTEPIATHPG; the protein is encoded by the coding sequence GTGAAGACCTACCTGAGCCTCCTGAAAACGCGCGGTGTCGCGCGCATCATGGCGGCCCAGTTGGTGGCGCGATTCCCCAATGGAATGCTCTCCCTCGCATTCCTTCTCCACATCGAGCACATCTCCGGCACCTACTTCGCGGCGGGCCTCGTGCTGGCCGCCACCAGCATCGGCCAGGCGATCGCCGGGCCTCTGACCAGCCGCTGGATGGGCGTGTGGGGGATGCGCCGCGTGCTCATCCTCACGATGATCGTGTGCGCGACCGCCGTCGGCACCATCGCCCTCGCGCCCGCACTTCCGATCGGGCTCTATATGGCGATCGGATTCGTCGGAGGACTCAGCACTCCCCCGATCCAGCCGGCGGTGCGCACCATCTACCCCAAGATGGTCAACTCCCGCCAGCTCACGCCGCTGTTCTCGCTCGATGCGTCCGCGCAGGAGGTGATCTGGGTGCTCGGACCGGTGATCACGACCTTCCTCGCGATCCAGGTGAGCACCGTGCTCGCGATTCTCGTCGCCCTCGCTTTCCTGGTCGGCGGGGGCATCTGGTTCATCTCCTCCCCCGAAGTCGGGCGCGTGCGAATCCCCCGGAGCAAGCGCAATCTCGGAGCGGTGCTGAAGAAGCCCGCGGTGCTGCTCGCGACCACCACCGGGTTCCTTCTGGTCGGCGCCTGCGCCGCGGTCGAGGCCGGGGTGGTATCGGCATTCGGAGACAGCGGATCCGAGGCCGGCCTCGTGCTCGGCCTCTTCGCCGTCGGATCCCTCATCGGCGGACTCGCCCTCGGGCACATCCCCATCGGCCCCTGGGCACTCGCCCGTCGCCTGTTCGCGATCTTCGTCGGGATGTCGCTCGCCGCGGTATCCCTCAACTTCTGGTGGCTCGCCGTCACTCTGCTGGTCGCGGGCATCGGCATCGCTCCCGCCCTCGCGGTGATGTTCGCCATCGTGTCGTCGAGCGTGCGATTCAGCGAGACCGCCGAAGCCTACGGCTGGGTGGGCACCGGCCAGCTCATCGGGGCCGCGATCGGTTCCGCCGTGGCCGGGTTCATGATCGACCGTTTCGATGCCCCCGGCGCATTCTGGGTCGCTGCCGCGTTTGCCGGCTTCGGATTCCTCATCCCCACCATCTTCCATCGGGCGCACCCCGACCTCCGCGGCCGCGACGCCAGCCCCATTCCCGACACGGAACCGATTGCGACCCATCCCGGCTAG
- a CDS encoding transporter: protein MVANLLRLRLLVLKNSLLRSTWQLVAVIFGALYGIGILFGSTIGLVALSGVPVEIARTVVVLAGSALVLGWVLIPLLASGIDQTLEPARLVTFPIPLNTLLLGLALSGLVGVPGIVTMLASLATAGTWWQHPLIALVAALCAVIAAATCIVGSRAVTTLSSTFTSGRRFREAAGFLAIIPLILLGPIIVSLSSGIRTATDALPGLANALAWTPLGALWAVPSDLALGNPRDAALHLLIGVAILALLLLLWRRSLALALITPAHTTSRSRGSGKLGWLGRFPATPAGAVAARSLTYWIRDPRYARQLLVVPLIPALMFFYSRNGALDLLHSVGPIVALLLSLSIFSDLSYEGTAFATQISSGIRGRDDRLGRAAALASFGLPIVIVFSIGSVWISGSWSVLPGLLGLSIGIFLSGLGVSSYSSARIVIPVPGPGDNPFKAAPGAGFTTALTTFATWGVLGLLVLPELVLAVVGAVTGVALLGWIGLVVGIALGSALMVLGIRLGGAQLDRAAPELLEHLARQH from the coding sequence GTGGTTGCGAATCTCCTGAGGCTTCGCCTCCTCGTTCTGAAGAACTCCCTGCTGCGCAGCACCTGGCAGCTCGTCGCGGTGATTTTCGGCGCGCTGTACGGCATCGGCATCCTGTTCGGCAGCACGATCGGGCTCGTGGCGCTCAGCGGAGTGCCGGTGGAGATCGCTCGCACCGTCGTCGTGCTCGCTGGCTCTGCCCTCGTGCTCGGCTGGGTGCTCATCCCCCTCCTGGCCTCCGGCATCGACCAGACCCTCGAACCCGCCCGGCTCGTGACCTTCCCGATTCCGTTGAACACCCTGCTGCTCGGACTCGCCCTGAGCGGGCTCGTGGGGGTGCCCGGGATCGTCACCATGCTCGCGTCGCTGGCGACCGCTGGCACGTGGTGGCAGCATCCGCTGATCGCGTTGGTCGCGGCCCTCTGCGCGGTCATCGCTGCGGCGACCTGCATCGTCGGCTCGCGGGCGGTCACCACGCTCAGTTCCACCTTCACCTCTGGTCGCCGCTTTCGAGAGGCAGCGGGATTCCTGGCGATCATCCCGCTCATCCTGCTCGGACCAATCATCGTGTCGCTCTCCTCCGGCATCCGCACGGCCACTGATGCCCTCCCTGGCCTCGCGAACGCCCTCGCCTGGACGCCCCTCGGTGCTCTCTGGGCCGTGCCATCGGATCTCGCGCTGGGAAATCCCCGCGACGCAGCCCTCCACCTCCTCATCGGTGTCGCCATCCTTGCGCTGCTCCTCCTGCTCTGGCGCCGCAGCCTCGCTCTCGCCCTCATCACGCCGGCCCACACCACCTCGCGAAGCCGCGGCAGCGGCAAGCTCGGCTGGCTCGGCCGCTTTCCGGCGACGCCGGCCGGGGCGGTCGCGGCCCGATCGCTCACCTACTGGATCCGGGACCCTCGATACGCCCGCCAGTTGCTCGTCGTGCCGCTCATCCCGGCCCTGATGTTCTTCTACAGCCGCAACGGGGCGCTCGACCTCCTGCACTCTGTCGGTCCGATCGTGGCCCTGCTGCTGTCGCTGTCCATCTTCTCCGACCTGTCGTACGAGGGCACCGCCTTCGCGACGCAGATCTCGTCCGGCATCCGTGGCAGGGATGACCGCCTCGGCAGGGCCGCCGCCCTCGCCAGCTTCGGTTTGCCGATCGTGATCGTCTTCAGCATCGGTTCGGTCTGGATCAGCGGATCCTGGTCGGTGCTCCCCGGCCTGCTCGGGCTCTCCATCGGTATCTTCCTCAGCGGACTCGGCGTCTCGAGCTATTCCTCTGCCCGCATCGTCATCCCGGTGCCGGGACCGGGCGACAACCCGTTCAAGGCGGCACCCGGGGCCGGGTTCACGACGGCGCTCACCACCTTCGCCACGTGGGGTGTGCTCGGGCTCCTGGTGCTTCCCGAACTCGTTCTCGCCGTGGTCGGAGCGGTGACCGGGGTCGCCCTCCTGGGCTGGATCGGGCTCGTGGTCGGCATAGCCCTCGGTTCCGCACTGATGGTGCTCGGCATCCGTCTCGGCGGTGCCCAACTGGACCGGGCGGCACCGGAACTACTGGAGCACCTCGCCCGTCAGCACTGA
- a CDS encoding aldo/keto reductase, with product MTATTSPLLTMNDGRGIPQLGLGVYKVADAEAARVVELAIDAGYRHVDTATLYNNERGVGDGVRASGVPRDEIFVTTKVWDDDHGFDNTRRAFDTSLELLGFDYVDLYLIHWPVPSKDLFVETWRALEAIKADGRALSIGVSNFAPHHLDRLLAETETVPAINQVELHPWLPQREVRDFDTSHGILTEAWSPLARGRLIGDRVLDAIAAKHERSAAQVVIRWHLQLGNVVIPKSVTASRITENFEVFDFELDAADLAAIAGLESGVRTGMEPDAH from the coding sequence ATGACTGCAACGACCTCGCCCCTTCTCACCATGAACGACGGCCGCGGCATCCCGCAACTCGGCCTCGGCGTGTACAAGGTGGCGGATGCGGAAGCGGCGCGCGTCGTGGAGCTCGCCATCGACGCGGGCTACCGTCACGTCGACACCGCGACCCTGTACAACAACGAGCGCGGCGTCGGTGACGGGGTGCGTGCCTCCGGGGTGCCACGAGACGAGATCTTCGTCACCACGAAGGTGTGGGATGACGACCACGGATTCGACAACACCCGCCGCGCCTTTGACACGAGCCTCGAGTTGCTCGGGTTCGACTACGTCGACCTGTACCTCATCCACTGGCCGGTGCCGTCGAAGGACCTTTTCGTGGAGACCTGGCGCGCGCTCGAGGCCATCAAGGCCGACGGCCGGGCACTCTCGATCGGCGTCTCGAACTTCGCACCGCACCACCTCGACCGGCTGCTCGCGGAGACCGAGACGGTTCCGGCGATCAACCAGGTGGAGCTGCACCCCTGGCTGCCCCAGCGCGAGGTGCGCGACTTCGACACGAGCCACGGCATCCTCACCGAGGCGTGGTCGCCCCTTGCCCGCGGGCGACTGATCGGCGACCGGGTGCTCGACGCGATTGCGGCGAAGCACGAGCGCAGCGCCGCTCAGGTGGTGATCCGCTGGCATCTCCAGCTGGGCAACGTGGTGATCCCGAAGTCGGTGACCGCCAGTCGCATCACGGAGAACTTCGAGGTGTTCGACTTCGAACTGGATGCGGCGGATCTCGCGGCGATCGCGGGGCTGGAGTCCGGCGTGCGCACCGGGATGGAACCGGACGCACACTGA
- a CDS encoding ribonucleoside-diphosphate reductase subunit alpha, whose product MAITVVKRNGQREPYDANKINLAIEHASAGLDENITWVTQIASELELTLFDGITTQQLDEAVIQVALQNVKDDPAFDTVAARLLLKTIYKRVLGDYETAEELKALHASHFAANVTRGVEELLLDSRLTQLFDLDALANALEPSHDELLKYIGVVTLNNRYGIKGRNGDALEVPQYFWMRIAMGLSLNEANPTEHAIAFYEKMSSLEYIAAGSTLVNAGTIYPQLANCFVMEMQDDMEHIAKTTRDVMWLTKGTGGIGLSVTKLRAQGSPIRSNNTTSTGPIPFMHTIDSILRAVSRGGKKFGALCFYMENWHLDFPEFLDLRQNSGDPYRRTRTANTAVWISDEFMKRVQNDDDWYLFDPLEVQDLNELYGKEFSAKYNEYVAKAEAGEMHMFKKITAREQFKSILISLQTTSHPWLCWKDTINLRALNNNTGTIHLSNLCTEITLPQDEDNVSVCNLVSINLSRHLDSLTGEGQVLAMNWAKIEESARLAVRQLDNLIDITRSSVKEADFSNQQNRAVGLGVMGFTDVVERLGFSYESEEAYDLIDEIMEHVSYAAIDESANLAQERGSYANFEGSGWSKGLVPFDSIALTEADRGTSIEVNRTTRLDWDALRTKVKGGMRNATLMAIAPTASIGLVAGTTPGLDPQFSQIFSRATSNGKFLEVNRNLVSDLQELGIWDSTRESILRSQGDIQGIEAIPDHIKATYKTSFQLSPYSFLEVAARAQKWVDQSISRNMYLETRDLGDMMDIYMGAWERGVKTTYYLHMKPRHTAEQSTVKVNKSEQIGSGAGGAVRKGFGSAGPAAAPAVESARVAPIASAPASPTSEAPAPKRGFGFGGLAPKSGE is encoded by the coding sequence GTGGCAATCACCGTAGTCAAGCGCAATGGGCAGCGAGAGCCGTACGACGCGAACAAGATCAACCTCGCGATCGAGCACGCCAGTGCCGGTCTCGACGAGAACATCACCTGGGTCACGCAGATCGCCAGTGAGCTGGAGCTGACCCTGTTCGACGGCATCACCACCCAGCAGCTCGACGAGGCGGTCATCCAGGTCGCCCTGCAGAACGTCAAGGACGACCCGGCATTCGACACGGTGGCCGCGCGACTGCTGCTGAAGACCATCTACAAGCGCGTTCTCGGCGACTACGAGACTGCAGAAGAGCTGAAGGCCCTCCACGCCAGCCACTTCGCCGCGAACGTCACCCGTGGCGTCGAGGAACTTCTCCTCGACTCCCGACTCACTCAGCTCTTCGACCTCGACGCACTGGCCAACGCGCTCGAGCCATCGCATGACGAGTTGCTCAAGTACATCGGCGTCGTCACCCTCAACAACCGCTACGGCATCAAGGGACGCAACGGCGACGCCCTCGAGGTTCCCCAGTACTTCTGGATGCGCATCGCCATGGGCCTCTCGCTCAACGAGGCAAACCCCACCGAACACGCCATCGCGTTCTACGAGAAGATGTCGAGCCTCGAATACATCGCTGCGGGCTCGACCCTCGTCAACGCGGGCACCATCTACCCTCAGCTCGCCAACTGCTTCGTCATGGAGATGCAGGATGACATGGAGCACATCGCGAAGACCACCCGCGATGTGATGTGGCTCACCAAGGGCACCGGCGGCATCGGCCTCAGTGTCACCAAGCTGCGCGCCCAGGGTTCGCCGATCCGCTCGAACAACACCACCTCGACCGGGCCGATCCCGTTCATGCACACGATCGACTCGATCCTGCGGGCGGTGAGTCGCGGTGGCAAGAAGTTCGGCGCCCTCTGCTTCTACATGGAGAACTGGCACCTCGACTTCCCCGAGTTCCTCGACCTGCGCCAGAACTCCGGAGACCCGTATCGCCGCACCCGCACCGCGAACACCGCCGTCTGGATCTCGGACGAGTTCATGAAGCGCGTGCAGAATGACGACGACTGGTACCTCTTCGACCCGCTCGAGGTGCAGGATCTCAACGAGCTCTACGGCAAGGAATTCTCGGCGAAGTACAACGAGTACGTCGCCAAGGCCGAAGCCGGCGAGATGCACATGTTCAAGAAGATCACCGCTCGCGAGCAGTTCAAGTCGATCCTCATCTCCCTGCAGACCACCAGCCACCCGTGGCTGTGCTGGAAAGACACGATCAACCTCCGTGCGCTCAACAACAACACGGGAACGATCCACCTCTCCAACCTCTGCACCGAGATCACCCTCCCGCAGGATGAGGACAACGTCTCCGTCTGCAACCTGGTGTCGATCAACCTGTCGCGCCACCTCGACTCGCTGACCGGCGAGGGTCAGGTGCTCGCGATGAACTGGGCGAAGATCGAAGAGAGCGCTCGCCTCGCCGTGCGGCAGCTCGACAACCTCATCGACATCACCCGTTCCTCCGTGAAGGAGGCGGACTTCTCGAACCAGCAGAACCGCGCCGTCGGACTGGGTGTGATGGGTTTCACGGATGTCGTGGAGCGTCTCGGATTCAGCTACGAGAGCGAAGAGGCCTACGACCTGATCGACGAGATCATGGAGCACGTCTCCTATGCGGCGATCGACGAGAGCGCCAACCTGGCGCAGGAGCGCGGGTCCTACGCGAACTTCGAAGGATCGGGCTGGTCGAAGGGCCTCGTGCCGTTCGACTCGATCGCGCTCACCGAGGCCGACCGCGGCACGAGCATCGAGGTCAACCGCACCACGCGGCTCGACTGGGATGCTCTGCGCACCAAGGTGAAGGGCGGCATGCGCAACGCGACGCTCATGGCGATCGCGCCCACCGCATCCATCGGTCTCGTCGCCGGCACGACTCCGGGTCTCGACCCGCAGTTCTCGCAGATCTTCAGCCGCGCGACCTCCAACGGCAAGTTCCTCGAGGTGAACCGCAACCTCGTGTCCGACCTTCAGGAGCTCGGCATCTGGGACTCCACCCGTGAGTCGATCCTGCGCAGCCAGGGCGATATCCAGGGCATCGAGGCCATTCCGGATCACATCAAGGCCACCTACAAGACGAGCTTCCAGCTCTCGCCGTACTCCTTCCTCGAGGTGGCGGCACGGGCCCAGAAGTGGGTCGACCAGTCGATCAGCCGCAACATGTACCTCGAGACGCGTGACCTCGGCGACATGATGGATATCTACATGGGGGCGTGGGAGCGTGGCGTCAAGACCACCTACTACCTGCACATGAAGCCGCGCCATACGGCCGAGCAGTCGACCGTGAAGGTGAACAAGTCGGAGCAGATCGGCAGCGGAGCAGGCGGGGCTGTGCGTAAGGGCTTCGGCTCTGCGGGACCGGCTGCCGCTCCGGCCGTAGAGTCCGCCCGCGTCGCGCCGATCGCCTCCGCTCCGGCGAGCCCGACTTCTGAGGCTCCGGCACCCAAGCGCGGCTTCGGCTTCGGTGGGCTCGCTCCCAAGTCAGGAGAGTAG
- a CDS encoding NAD(P)H-dependent oxidoreductase → MGASQRTRPGDFEVDFVDLVELGLPFMDEPNHPRLRAYTKQHTLDWSARVDAVDAIVLVTPEYNHSFSPALKNALDYLAAEWWRKPVAFVSYGGVSAGTRGVTALETVVSCLGMVRVGAAVEIPFASRLIVDEAFSPSDKEVAVLGKLLDETALLATTLTPLQG, encoded by the coding sequence ATGGGTGCGTCACAGCGCACTCGACCGGGGGACTTCGAGGTGGATTTCGTGGACCTCGTCGAACTCGGTCTTCCCTTCATGGATGAGCCGAACCATCCCCGGCTCCGCGCCTACACGAAGCAGCACACTCTCGACTGGAGTGCCCGGGTCGATGCCGTCGATGCGATCGTGCTCGTGACTCCCGAGTACAACCACAGTTTCTCGCCCGCGCTCAAGAACGCGCTGGACTATCTCGCCGCGGAGTGGTGGCGCAAGCCGGTGGCCTTCGTCAGCTACGGCGGCGTTTCGGCCGGCACCCGGGGGGTAACCGCGCTCGAGACCGTCGTCAGCTGTCTGGGGATGGTGCGGGTCGGCGCCGCGGTGGAGATCCCCTTCGCCTCCCGACTCATCGTCGACGAGGCCTTTTCGCCGAGCGACAAAGAGGTCGCCGTCCTCGGCAAGCTTCTCGACGAAACCGCGCTTCTCGCCACAACGCTCACGCCTCTGCAGGGCTGA
- a CDS encoding ABC transporter ATP-binding protein has translation MPENSPETPPQTVIGSPQAALSIRGLYKRFGEKNAVDDLSLDVPTGSFYGLVGPNGAGKTTTLSMATGLLRPDAGTITLHGVDVWRNLIEAKRLVGVLSDGVRLFDRLTGEQLVTYSGLLTGMDRSTVAERVDDLLRLLDLQGASGTLVVDYSAGMTKKIALACALVHAPRLLVLDEPFESVDPVSAANIRDILQGYVSSGGTVIVSSHAMDLVQRMCDHVAVISAGRVLAAGTVDEVRGGSTLEDRFVELVGGRHHAEGPEWLRIS, from the coding sequence GTGCCAGAGAACTCGCCCGAGACCCCGCCCCAGACCGTTATCGGCTCCCCGCAGGCGGCCCTGAGCATCCGCGGCCTCTACAAGCGTTTCGGCGAGAAGAACGCGGTCGACGACCTCAGCCTGGATGTTCCCACCGGCTCCTTCTACGGCCTCGTCGGCCCGAACGGTGCCGGAAAGACCACGACCCTGTCGATGGCCACCGGGCTGTTGAGACCGGATGCCGGCACCATCACACTGCACGGGGTGGACGTCTGGCGCAACCTCATCGAGGCAAAGCGTCTCGTCGGGGTGCTCTCCGACGGAGTGCGCCTGTTCGATCGCCTCACCGGGGAGCAACTCGTCACCTACTCCGGACTCCTCACGGGAATGGACCGGTCGACCGTCGCGGAACGGGTGGACGACCTGCTCCGGCTGCTCGACCTGCAGGGGGCGAGCGGGACCCTCGTCGTCGATTACTCGGCGGGCATGACCAAGAAGATCGCCCTGGCCTGCGCGCTCGTGCACGCGCCCCGACTGCTGGTGCTCGATGAGCCATTCGAGTCGGTCGACCCCGTCTCGGCGGCGAACATCCGCGACATCCTTCAGGGCTACGTCTCATCCGGCGGCACCGTCATCGTGTCGAGTCACGCCATGGATCTCGTGCAGCGCATGTGCGACCACGTCGCGGTGATCTCGGCGGGGAGGGTGCTTGCGGCGGGAACTGTCGACGAGGTCCGAGGCGGATCGACGCTGGAAGACCGGTTTGTCGAACTCGTCGGCGGGCGACACCACGCGGAAGGCCCCGAGTGGTTGCGAATCTCCTGA
- a CDS encoding GNAT family N-acetyltransferase encodes MATPIPTLREGKTTIRPIRLRDARVLERELLENRGWLRKWEATNPHGAMSFDVRSSIRSLQANARAGFGLPFAIEHDGEFAGQLNVSGITYGSLSSATIGYWVSERFAGKGVTPTAVALASDYAFFQVGLHRMEICIRPENAPSLRVVEKLGFRYEGLRRRYIHINGDWRDHFCFALVAEELPSGVLRRWLDGRVPEGAGIVPRADWDASLQRGTHPR; translated from the coding sequence GTGGCGACTCCGATCCCTACCCTCCGTGAGGGCAAGACGACAATCCGCCCCATCCGTCTGCGCGACGCACGAGTGCTCGAACGCGAACTGCTCGAGAACCGCGGCTGGCTGCGCAAATGGGAAGCGACCAACCCGCACGGGGCGATGAGCTTCGATGTGCGCTCCAGCATCCGCAGCCTCCAGGCGAACGCGCGTGCCGGCTTCGGACTGCCCTTCGCCATCGAACACGATGGCGAGTTCGCCGGCCAGCTCAACGTTTCGGGGATCACCTACGGATCCCTCTCCTCTGCGACCATCGGGTACTGGGTATCGGAACGCTTCGCCGGCAAAGGAGTGACACCGACGGCGGTCGCGCTGGCCAGCGACTACGCCTTCTTCCAGGTGGGTCTGCATCGCATGGAGATCTGCATCCGTCCGGAGAATGCCCCGAGTCTGCGCGTGGTCGAGAAGCTGGGCTTCCGGTACGAGGGGCTTCGGCGGCGCTACATCCACATCAATGGCGACTGGCGTGATCATTTCTGTTTCGCCCTCGTCGCCGAGGAGCTCCCCTCCGGGGTGTTGAGGCGCTGGCTCGACGGGCGCGTGCCAGAGGGGGCAGGAATCGTGCCCCGAGCCGACTGGGATGCGTCCCTCCAGCGCGGAACACACCCTCGGTAA